One region of Juglans regia cultivar Chandler chromosome 4, Walnut 2.0, whole genome shotgun sequence genomic DNA includes:
- the LOC109013185 gene encoding ras-related protein RABA1d-like — MAGYRAEDDYDYLFKVVLIGDSGVGKSNLLSRFTRNEFSLESKSTIGVEFATRSLNVDGKVIKAQIWDTAGQERYRAITSAYYRGAVGALLVYDVTRHSTFENVERWLRELRDHTDPNIVVMLIGNKSDLRHLVAVSTEDGKSFAEKEALFFMETSALEATNVDQAFAEVLTQIYHTVSKKAIEAGDDATNSAVPSKGEKIDVSRDVSAVKKGGCCST, encoded by the exons ATGGCTGGGTACAGAGCTGAAGACGACTATGACTACCTCTTCAAGGTGGTTCTGATCGGGGACTCGGGTGTGGGCAAGTCCAACTTGCTTTCCAGGTTCACTCGTAACGAGTTCAGTCTCGAGTCCAAGTCCACCATCGGGGTCGAGTTCGCCACTCGGAGCTTAAATGTGGATGGAAAAGTTATCAAGGCCCAAATTTGGGACACCGCTGGCCAAGAAAG GTACCGGGCCATAACCAGTGCTTACTACCGTGGAGCAGTTGGCGCGCTGCTTGTTTATGATGTCACTAGGCATTCCacatttgaaaatgttgagagATGGTTGAGGGAGTTGAGAGATCACACAGATCCAAACATTGTGGTCATGCTCATTGGTAACAAATCGGATCTTCGTCACCTCGTGGCAGTCTCAACTGAGGATGGGAAATCTTTTGCCGAAAAGGAGGCCCTCTTTTTTATGGAAACTTCTGCTTTGGAAGCAACCAACGTGGACCAAGCATTTGCTGAAGTTCTAACCCAGATATACCATACCGTAAGCAAGAAGGCCATAGAGGCAGGAGATGATGCAACAAATTCAGCTGTTCCTTCCAAAGGAGAGAAAATTGATGTCAGTAGAGATGTTTCTGCTGTGAAGAAAGGTGGCTGCTGTTCCACCTAG
- the LOC109013195 gene encoding probable WRKY transcription factor 65 isoform X1, giving the protein MDGRFVNINQFMISTSTEELEENTDTIPENGDASPPSTIFNDMKNTSASSPRKSRRDIHKRVVSVPIKEVEGSRLKGESSTPPYDSWAWRKYGQKPIKGSPYPRGYYRCSSSKGCPARKQVERSRLDPTMLVVTYSCEHNHPWPASRNHHSASSKPEKPETVKLKPEQEAAPEEKFADLGDESLMASDEFRWFGDMETTTSTVLESPIFAERSSGGDSDVAMLFTMREEDESLYADLGELPECSVVFRGVGPGVEIF; this is encoded by the exons atggacggCCGGTTCGTCAACATTAACCAGTTTATGATCAGTACTTCCACCGAGGAGCTAGAAGAGAATACTGACACCATCCCAGAAAATGGTGATGCGTCCCCTCCTTCCACCATCTTTAACGACATGAAGAACACTTCCGCCTCGTCCCCAAGAAAAAG CAGGCGAGACATACATAAACGAGTGGTGTCGGTGCCGATCAAGGAGGTAGAAGGGTCCCGGCTCaagggcgagagtagtactccGCCCTATGATTCTTGGGCTTGGAGGAAGTATGGTCAGAAACCCATCAAAGGATCTCCCTATCCCAG AGGTTACTACAGGTGCAGCAGCTCAAAGGGCTGCCCGGCGAGAAAACAAGTAGAGAGGAGCCGGTTGGACCCGACGATGCTAGTTGTCACCTACTCCTGTGAGCACAACCATCCCTGGCCGGCTTCGAGGAACCACCACTCAGCTTCGTCCAAACCCGAGAAGCCCGAAACCGTCAAGTTGAAGCCCGAACAGGAAGCCGCGCCGGAGGAGAAGTTCGCGGATCTAGGCGACGAGTCACTGATGGCGAGCGACGAGTTCAGGTGGTTTGGTGACATGGAGACAACGACGTCGACGGTGCTGGAGAGCCCCATTTTTGCGGAGAGGAGTAGTGGTGGAGACTCCGACGTGGCGATGCTATTCACGATGAGGGAGGAGGACGAGTCTCTCTACGCCGACCTGGGGGAGTTGCCAGAATGCTCCGTCGTGTTCCGGGGAGTGGGACCAGGAGTGGAGATCTTCTGA
- the LOC109013195 gene encoding probable WRKY transcription factor 65 isoform X2, whose product MDGRFVNINQFMISTSTEELEENTDTIPENGDASPPSTIFNDMKNTSASSPRKRRDIHKRVVSVPIKEVEGSRLKGESSTPPYDSWAWRKYGQKPIKGSPYPRGYYRCSSSKGCPARKQVERSRLDPTMLVVTYSCEHNHPWPASRNHHSASSKPEKPETVKLKPEQEAAPEEKFADLGDESLMASDEFRWFGDMETTTSTVLESPIFAERSSGGDSDVAMLFTMREEDESLYADLGELPECSVVFRGVGPGVEIF is encoded by the exons atggacggCCGGTTCGTCAACATTAACCAGTTTATGATCAGTACTTCCACCGAGGAGCTAGAAGAGAATACTGACACCATCCCAGAAAATGGTGATGCGTCCCCTCCTTCCACCATCTTTAACGACATGAAGAACACTTCCGCCTCGTCCCCAAGAAAAAG GCGAGACATACATAAACGAGTGGTGTCGGTGCCGATCAAGGAGGTAGAAGGGTCCCGGCTCaagggcgagagtagtactccGCCCTATGATTCTTGGGCTTGGAGGAAGTATGGTCAGAAACCCATCAAAGGATCTCCCTATCCCAG AGGTTACTACAGGTGCAGCAGCTCAAAGGGCTGCCCGGCGAGAAAACAAGTAGAGAGGAGCCGGTTGGACCCGACGATGCTAGTTGTCACCTACTCCTGTGAGCACAACCATCCCTGGCCGGCTTCGAGGAACCACCACTCAGCTTCGTCCAAACCCGAGAAGCCCGAAACCGTCAAGTTGAAGCCCGAACAGGAAGCCGCGCCGGAGGAGAAGTTCGCGGATCTAGGCGACGAGTCACTGATGGCGAGCGACGAGTTCAGGTGGTTTGGTGACATGGAGACAACGACGTCGACGGTGCTGGAGAGCCCCATTTTTGCGGAGAGGAGTAGTGGTGGAGACTCCGACGTGGCGATGCTATTCACGATGAGGGAGGAGGACGAGTCTCTCTACGCCGACCTGGGGGAGTTGCCAGAATGCTCCGTCGTGTTCCGGGGAGTGGGACCAGGAGTGGAGATCTTCTGA